In the Drosophila virilis strain 15010-1051.87 chromosome 4, Dvir_AGI_RSII-ME, whole genome shotgun sequence genome, ATGCGACGAACATTTCAGCAGTTCGACCAACATGGAGATGGCAAAATTGGACTTTTGCAATTGGGGGACTGCCTACGCATTCTGGGTGCCAATCCCAGTGAGAAGAGCATACGTCAGCACACCCAACAATTGCGTGATAACCAAATCGAACGCATTTCCTTTGACGAGGTCATGTCGATCTATGAGAGCATCATGTCACTGGCTGCAGTTTATCAGGCTGGACCAGGCTCAGTGGCCGATCAGCTAATATTTGGTCTACGATTATTCGATGAGAAGAATACTGGCTATATAAAAGCGGCCTGGCTTGGACGTATCTTGACCAGTTGTGGCGAGCATCTAACACAGGATGAGATGAACGAACTCTTGGCTGATCGGGTGAACGATCAGGGATTGGTGAACTATGTCGAGTTTGTGCATGCAATTACCACACCCAATGTCGACCATATTAACTCATCTTACACAAAGCAATAGacaggatatatatatatataaaaaaaaaaaacgtattgtATAATGAATGACATGAAAACTAAACAGCATGAGTTTTATGTGTAA is a window encoding:
- the LOC6628420 gene encoding myosin-2 essential light chain; amino-acid sequence: MANKDLPAQRKKMRRTFQQFDQHGDGKIGLLQLGDCLRILGANPSEKSIRQHTQQLRDNQIERISFDEVMSIYESIMSLAAVYQAGPGSVADQLIFGLRLFDEKNTGYIKAAWLGRILTSCGEHLTQDEMNELLADRVNDQGLVNYVEFVHAITTPNVDHINSSYTKQ